The following are encoded together in the Lathyrus oleraceus cultivar Zhongwan6 chromosome 3, CAAS_Psat_ZW6_1.0, whole genome shotgun sequence genome:
- the LOC127130880 gene encoding uncharacterized protein LOC127130880 — protein MGGSKASSTSEVGNGLPRCGCNETMKLLVSKSIENPGRKFWKCRNYMNGCGLFLWDDLVSEFAVKETNPSGCRQCEVNKAYLIEFAKEIVEEIDCRVGKLNKLEKLKKKIAMEKRKNLWLMFVIGLSWMLIAAMVKLV, from the exons ATGGGTGGCAGCAAGGCATCTTCCACGAGTGAAGTTGGAAACGGCTTACCAAGATGTGGATGCAATGAAACCATGAAGTTGTTGGTCTCCAAGTCAATTGAAAACCCCGGTCGCAAATTTTGGAAATGCAGGAATTATATG AATGGGTGCGGTTTATTTTTGTGGGATGATTTGGTCAGTGAGTTTGCAGTGAAAGAAACCAATCCGTCCGGATGCCGCCAATGTGAAGTCAACAAGGcttatttgattgaatttgcTAAAGAGATTGTTGAGGAGATAGATTGCAGAGTCGGAAAGCTTAACAAGTTAGAAAAACTGAAGAAAAAGATTGCAATGGAAAAGAGGAAAAATTTATGGTTAATGTTTGTAATTGGTCTGTCATGGATGTTGATAGCAGCTATGGTTAAGTTAGTCTAA